A window of Micrococcus endophyticus contains these coding sequences:
- a CDS encoding primosomal protein N' — MARVLLDSPVPHLDREFDYLIPVTLDERARPGSRVAVRFGGRPMTGWLVSREDEPATGAQLTELTAVLTSVPPLTEEVLASARAVARRQAGVVTDVLRAAVPPRVAQVEKAALAEDAGAAADHPVTLAVEEAPEGEPVGAGEGIAPTVWESLEGGRAFVAAVLAGDGPRAAAVVPSRLLEWDEAAAMAHLARAVAAGGGGVLLLVPDHRDLDRLCAALDDAVGEEAYARIGSEDGNTPRYRAHLAALRGTRRIVAGTRAAAWAPVRDLRLTVLWDDGDDAWAEPRAPYFHAREVVLERTRRTGSALLFAGPSRSVPVQRLVESGWLLHLGPSRAAQREIGPRIVSTADAWETARDPFAQRARLPQAAWGAARAALLGERPGPVLVQVARAGFIPALVCDRCRTPARCRRCAGPLGFRDARAARLGEVACRWCGTRERGFRCTECGAGALRAGARGVDRTAEELGRAFPRIPVHSSSAQHRLGTIPPGPSLVVATVGAEPVAEDGYAAALLLDGDAQLQREGLDVPGRVLARWLAAACLVRPAADGGVVVVTADAGEAVNALVRRDPDGFAAHQVAERRELHLPPAGRLAEVTGEASAVREYLDLVEAARRERPEEDVHEDPHSAPLDGGPARLPWIGPVPDAADETRSRALLLFPYAAADATVAALRAARSAASARRETSPVRVRLDPAGVL, encoded by the coding sequence GTGGCGCGCGTCCTGCTCGACTCCCCGGTGCCGCACCTGGACCGGGAGTTCGACTACCTGATCCCCGTCACGCTCGACGAGCGGGCCCGGCCCGGCTCCCGCGTGGCCGTCCGCTTCGGCGGCCGGCCCATGACCGGGTGGCTGGTGTCCCGGGAGGACGAGCCGGCCACGGGTGCCCAGCTCACGGAGCTCACCGCCGTGCTCACCTCGGTGCCGCCCCTGACGGAGGAGGTCCTCGCCTCGGCGCGCGCCGTGGCCCGGCGGCAGGCCGGCGTCGTCACGGACGTGCTGCGGGCCGCCGTGCCCCCGCGCGTCGCGCAGGTGGAGAAGGCGGCCCTGGCCGAGGACGCCGGCGCCGCGGCGGACCACCCCGTGACCCTGGCGGTGGAGGAGGCCCCGGAGGGCGAGCCGGTCGGAGCCGGCGAGGGGATTGCGCCCACCGTGTGGGAGTCTCTCGAGGGCGGCCGGGCCTTCGTGGCGGCCGTCCTGGCCGGGGACGGGCCGCGGGCGGCCGCCGTGGTCCCCTCGCGCCTGCTCGAGTGGGACGAGGCCGCCGCGATGGCGCACCTGGCCCGCGCGGTCGCCGCCGGCGGGGGTGGCGTGCTGCTGCTCGTGCCGGACCACCGCGACCTGGACCGGCTGTGCGCGGCCCTCGACGACGCCGTGGGGGAGGAGGCCTACGCGCGCATCGGCTCGGAGGACGGGAACACCCCCCGGTACCGGGCCCACCTGGCCGCCCTGCGAGGCACCCGCCGCATCGTGGCCGGGACCCGCGCGGCGGCGTGGGCGCCGGTGCGCGACCTGCGGCTGACGGTGCTCTGGGACGACGGCGACGACGCCTGGGCCGAGCCCCGCGCCCCCTACTTCCACGCCCGCGAGGTGGTGCTCGAGCGGACGCGCCGCACCGGCTCGGCGCTGCTGTTCGCCGGGCCCTCCCGGTCCGTGCCCGTGCAGCGGCTGGTCGAGTCCGGATGGCTGCTGCATTTGGGCCCGTCCCGGGCGGCCCAGCGCGAGATCGGACCGCGGATCGTCTCGACCGCGGACGCGTGGGAGACCGCGCGGGACCCCTTCGCCCAGCGGGCGCGGCTGCCGCAGGCGGCCTGGGGCGCGGCGCGGGCGGCGCTGCTCGGCGAGCGGCCGGGCCCGGTGCTCGTCCAGGTGGCCCGGGCCGGGTTCATCCCCGCCTTGGTCTGCGACCGGTGCCGCACCCCCGCTCGCTGCCGGCGCTGCGCGGGGCCGCTGGGCTTCCGCGACGCGCGGGCCGCCCGGCTCGGCGAGGTCGCCTGCCGCTGGTGCGGCACCCGCGAGCGGGGCTTCCGCTGCACCGAGTGCGGGGCGGGCGCCCTGCGCGCCGGGGCGCGCGGCGTGGACCGCACGGCCGAGGAGCTCGGCCGCGCCTTCCCCCGCATCCCCGTGCACTCCTCCTCCGCCCAGCACCGGCTCGGCACGATCCCGCCGGGGCCGTCGCTGGTGGTCGCCACCGTGGGCGCCGAGCCCGTGGCCGAGGACGGCTACGCGGCGGCCCTGCTGCTCGACGGCGACGCCCAGCTCCAGCGCGAGGGCCTGGACGTGCCGGGCCGGGTGCTGGCCCGCTGGCTCGCGGCCGCGTGCCTCGTGCGCCCCGCCGCGGACGGGGGAGTCGTGGTGGTCACCGCGGACGCCGGGGAGGCGGTGAACGCCCTGGTGCGCCGGGACCCGGACGGGTTCGCCGCCCACCAGGTCGCCGAGCGCAGGGAGCTGCACCTGCCGCCGGCCGGCCGGCTGGCCGAGGTGACCGGGGAGGCGTCCGCCGTGCGCGAGTACCTGGACCTCGTGGAGGCGGCCCGGCGGGAGCGGCCCGAGGAGGACGTGCACGAGGACCCGCACTCGGCCCCGCTCGACGGCGGCCCCGCCCGGCTGCCGTGGATCGGCCCGGTGCCGGAC